From Anopheles arabiensis isolate DONGOLA chromosome 3, AaraD3, whole genome shotgun sequence, a single genomic window includes:
- the LOC120901632 gene encoding uncharacterized protein LOC120901632 isoform X4, with product MASGDTAAIDTIDVESALSTKNSEFTASSKDQPLELDEYGKFIKDTPGKFIMADGMSGEQSLAPRPHRPKSDKERKIGHRRVGEGGEITYKKIQTTTIMGSIQLGIQHTVGSLASKPRRDLLMMDFWELETISFPPEGSSMTPAHHYSEFKFKIYAPIAFRYFRDLFGIQPDDFMMSMCSAPLRELSNPGASGSIFYLTDDDEFIIKTVQHKEGEFLQKLLPGYYMNLNQNPRTLLPKFFGLYCYQCNSKNVRLVAMNNLLPSYVRMHLKYDLKGSTYKRKANKAERSKSSPTYKDLDFMEQHPNGLFLEAETYSALIKTIQRDCRVLESFKIMDYSLLVGIHNLDLAVKEKQEAAAKARSEGESDYEDAPEADQYMVQEREEQRTTALNRSRHTTYGKMLIRSINRQRLVAHSTAMESIQAESEPIDEEDDVPPGGIPARSEKGERLLLFIGIIDILQSYRLRKKLEHTWKSIIHDGDTVSVHRPSFYAQRFQEFMAKTVFKKIPSLDLPEIKGNHRKFRTLVTSYIAVAGSSHQHHHQNQQFNPTQTHFNQQTTGTPKSDVDTSSSVHTAATITTTSSSSGGAAAGGNGGKAGGLGTRAAGGGGVGGAGSASVTPTNMPPLKKKTTVVKQSVPPPVPPRGSPKFNKASGAGSGRPGGGASGSLPSQSSGHRGRSSAGKRHRSSPRGNGGIGGQGGRSTNATSAPPPQPTKDSRSGVGLDPLQENEAAELQLLPSPNKVLSWLSSNDFRVSENGDILSEDDDSRPAATAAAVSIPKVIAVKRKPLAGPGPTSNVKEATKAFERLSSRNGSGSSVQQMIRNFERTAGTATVARSESMYSRVPSHGTAKELQVPPTAVQRSTRTLPLTIPVIKETLVEDENNNNRLCVTFGGGDREMFIPMAQRLEQDDDLTAHENDQLVLANLKNVVKARREMFNTSPNSTMERKPRASMIVRPTPLPNGAIAQGVERAPTERHTMTQTTTTKGKLTRSVTQGKRQPPAPSRIDPDEIQRKIQEIEAEIRQNEERLNRIPSRRSMRREVAASVKTERAQFQPGPVAHLAPCRNESFLSRLKPKMHRSSMANGMVTGGVDFGPAALVPDDVRYMGQEEKASIIRQIGLPLDENHNLESYLEQFSLEGEFV from the exons ATGGCTTCCGGGGATACGGCCGCCATCGATACGATCGATGTCGAGTCGGCCCTCTCAACGAAAAATTCCGAGTTCACCGCCAGCAGCAAAGATCAGCCACTGGAGCTAGACGAATATG GAAAATTCATTAAGGACACGCCGGGAAAATTCATCATGGCTGATGGG ATGTCGGGCGAACAGTCGCTGGCGCCGCGGCCGCACCGGCCAAAGTCGGACAAGGAGCGCAAAATCGGCCATCGGCGGGTCGGCGAGGGGGGCGAAATTACGTACAAGAAAATCCAAACCACCACGATCATGGGCTCGATCCAGCTCGGCATCCAGCATACGGTCGGCAGCCTGGCGTCGAAACCGCGGCGCGATCTGCTGATGATGGACTTCTGGGAGCTGGAGACGATATCCTTCCCGCCGGAGGGCTCCAGCATGACACCCGCGCACCACTACAGCGAGTTTAAGTTTAAGATCTACGCGCCGATCGCGTTCCGGTACTTTCGCGACCTGTTCGGCATTCAGCCGGACGACTTTATG ATGTCCATGTGTTCAGCCCCGCTGCGGGAACTCTCGAATCCGGGTGCATCCGGTTCCATCTTCTATCTGACGGACGACGATGAGTTTATCATTAAGACCGTGCAACACAAAGAGGGAGAGTTTTTGCAAAAACTGTTACCAGG GTACTATATGAATCTAAATCAAAATCCCCGCACGCTGTTGCCGAAGTTTTTCGGTCTGTACTGCTACCAGTGTAATAGTAAAAACGTTCGACTAGTTGCTATGAACAACTTATTGCCCTCTTATGTGAGGATGCACCTTAAGTACGATCTCAAAGGGTCGACCTACAAGCGAAAG GCCAACAAAGCGGAACGATCGAAATCGTCCCCGACGTACAAGGACCTAGACTTCATGGAGCAACATCCGAACGGGCTGTTCCTCGAGGCGGAAACGTACAGCGCGCTGATTAAAACGATCCAGCGGGATTGTCGGGTGCTGGAGTCGTTCAAAATCATGGACTACTCGCTACTGGTCGGCATCCATAATCTCGATCTGGCGGTGAAGGAGAAACAGGAGGCGGCCGCCAAGGCACGGTCGGAAGGTGAATCGGACTATGAGGACGCGCCGGAAGCGGACCAGTACATGGTGCAGGAGCGGGAGGAACAGCGAACGACAGCCCTAAACAGGAGCAG GCACACAACCTACGGAAAGATGCTGATTAG GTCTATCAACCGGCAAAGGCTTGTTGCGCATTCGACAGCAATGGAAAGTAttcaggctgaaagtgaaccgATCGATGAAGAGGATGATGTCCC tcCCGGTGGAATTCCTGCGCGCAGTGAAAAGGGCGAACGGCTACTGCTGTTCATCGgtatcatcgatattttgcAGTCGTATAGATTAAGGAAAAAGCTAGAGCACACGTGGAAAAGTATTATCCACGATGGT GATACCGTGTCGGTGCATCGGCCTTCCTTCTATGCACAGCGCTTTCAGGAGTTTATGGCCAAAACCGTGTTTAAGAAAATTCCCTCGC tGGATCTGCCCGAGATCAAGGGCAATCATAGAAAATTTCGCACGTTGGTCACCAGCTACATAG ctgtAGCTGGCAGTTCCCATCAGCATCACCACCAAAATCAGCAGTTCAACCCGACCCAGACGCATTTCAATCAGCAAACAACGGGGACTCCTAAATCAG ATGTAGATACTTCCTCCAGCGTGCATACGGCGGCCACGATCACGACCAcctccagcagcagtggtggtgCCGCTGCCGGTGGCAATGGTGGTAAAGCGGGTGGTCTTGGCACTAGGGCtgccggtggcggcggtgttGGTGGGGCCGGTAGTGCCTCCGTAACGCCGACCAACATGCCACCgctgaaaaagaaaacgacggTCGTAAAGCAAAGCGTCCCACCGCCGGTTCCACCGCGCGGCTCGCCCAAGTTCAACAAGGCGAGCGGTGCAGGGTCGGGCCGACCCGGCGGTGGTGCTTCCGGTTCGCTACCCAGCCAGTCCAGTGGCCACCGGGGACGATCCAGCgcag GTAAGAGGCACCGCTCGTCTCCACGTGGCAATGGCGGCATCGGCGGGCAGGGTGGCCGAAGCACCAATGCCACCAGCGCTCCCCCACCACAACCAACCAAGGACAGTCGGTCGGGGGTCGGGCTCGATCCACTGCAAGAGAATGAAGCGGCCGAGCTGCAGCTGCTACCCTCCCCCAACAAAGTGCTCAGCTGGCTGAGCAGCAACGACTTCCGGGTGTCGGAAAATGGTGACATACTGTCGGAGGATGACGACAGTCgtcctgctgctactgctgccgctgtATCGATACCCAAAGTGATTGCCGTCAAACGAAAGCCATTGGCCGGACCAGGGCCAACATCGAACGTGAAGGAAGCAACGAAAGCGTTCGAGCGGCTGTCGAGTCGCAACGGCAGCGGGTCCTCGGTGCAGCAAATGATTCGGAACTTTGAACGAACGGCCGGTACGGCGACGGTGGCTCGGTCGGAATCGATGTACTCAAGGGTGCCTAGTCACGGTACAGCGAAGGAACTGCAGGTTCCACCCACGGCGGTGCAGCGGTCCACCCGAACGCTCCCGTTGACGATACCTGTCATCAAAGAGACGCTCGTTGAGGatgaaaataacaataatcgtCTCTGTGTGACGTTTGGTGGTGGCGATCGCGAGATGTTCATCCCCATGGCGCAACGGTTGGAGCAGGACGATGATCTTACCGCGCACGAGAACGATCAGCTTGTTTTAGCGAACTTGAAAAACGTAGTCAAAGCACGGCGAGAAATGTTCAACACCTCACCGAATTCAACAATGGAGCGTAAACCACGAGCGTCCATGATCGTACGGCCCACTCCTCTTCCTAATGGTGCGATTGCACAGGGAGTCGAAAGAGCGCCCACTGAACGACATACAATGACACAAACGACGACAACAAAAGGAAAACTAACGCGCTCGGTCACGCAAGGCAAGCGTCAGCCGCCCGCGCCGTCACGCATAGATCCGGACGAGATCCAGCGCAAGATTCAGGAAATCGAAGCCGAGATACGCCAGAACGAAGAGCGGCTCAACCGAATACCCTCCAGACGATCGATGCGCCGTGAAGTCGCCGCATCGGTCAAGACGGAACGTGCACAAttccagccgggaccggtggcCCATCTTGCCCCTTGCCGCAATGAAAGCTTCCTTTCCCGTCTGAAACCGAAAATGCATCGCAGCTCGATGGCAAACGGCATGGTTACGGGTGGGGTGGACTTTGGTCCAGCGGCGCTAGTACCGGATGACGTTCGGTACATGGGGCAGGAGGAGAAAGCTTCCATCATACGGCAGATCGGGCTACCGCTGGACGAAAATCACAACCTCGAAAGCTACCTGGAACAGTTCAGCCTGGAGGGAGAGTTCGTCTAA
- the LOC120901632 gene encoding uncharacterized protein LOC120901632 isoform X1, which produces MASGDTAAIDTIDVESALSTKNSEFTASSKDQPLELDEYGKFIKDTPGKFIMADGMSGEQSLAPRPHRPKSDKERKIGHRRVGEGGEITYKKIQTTTIMGSIQLGIQHTVGSLASKPRRDLLMMDFWELETISFPPEGSSMTPAHHYSEFKFKIYAPIAFRYFRDLFGIQPDDFMMSMCSAPLRELSNPGASGSIFYLTDDDEFIIKTVQHKEGEFLQKLLPGYYMNLNQNPRTLLPKFFGLYCYQCNSKNVRLVAMNNLLPSYVRMHLKYDLKGSTYKRKANKAERSKSSPTYKDLDFMEQHPNGLFLEAETYSALIKTIQRDCRVLESFKIMDYSLLVGIHNLDLAVKEKQEAAAKARSEGESDYEDAPEADQYMVQEREEQRTTALNRSRHTTYGKMLIRSINRQRLVAHSTAMESIQAESEPIDEEDDVPPGGIPARSEKGERLLLFIGIIDILQSYRLRKKLEHTWKSIIHDGDTVSVHRPSFYAQRFQEFMAKTVFKKIPSLDLPEIKGNHRKFRTLVTSYIALKHSPSKRKSLSKAAQRAKNEETDSQPVAGSSHQHHHQNQQFNPTQTHFNQQTTGTPKSDVDTSSSVHTAATITTTSSSSGGAAAGGNGGKAGGLGTRAAGGGGVGGAGSASVTPTNMPPLKKKTTVVKQSVPPPVPPRGSPKFNKASGAGSGRPGGGASGSLPSQSSGHRGRSSAGKRHRSSPRGNGGIGGQGGRSTNATSAPPPQPTKDSRSGVGLDPLQENEAAELQLLPSPNKVLSWLSSNDFRVSENGDILSEDDDSRPAATAAAVSIPKVIAVKRKPLAGPGPTSNVKEATKAFERLSSRNGSGSSVQQMIRNFERTAGTATVARSESMYSRVPSHGTAKELQVPPTAVQRSTRTLPLTIPVIKETLVEDENNNNRLCVTFGGGDREMFIPMAQRLEQDDDLTAHENDQLVLANLKNVVKARREMFNTSPNSTMERKPRASMIVRPTPLPNGAIAQGVERAPTERHTMTQTTTTKGKLTRSVTQGKRQPPAPSRIDPDEIQRKIQEIEAEIRQNEERLNRIPSRRSMRREVAASVKTERAQFQPGPVAHLAPCRNESFLSRLKPKMHRSSMANGMVTGGVDFGPAALVPDDVRYMGQEEKASIIRQIGLPLDENHNLESYLEQFSLEGEFV; this is translated from the exons ATGGCTTCCGGGGATACGGCCGCCATCGATACGATCGATGTCGAGTCGGCCCTCTCAACGAAAAATTCCGAGTTCACCGCCAGCAGCAAAGATCAGCCACTGGAGCTAGACGAATATG GAAAATTCATTAAGGACACGCCGGGAAAATTCATCATGGCTGATGGG ATGTCGGGCGAACAGTCGCTGGCGCCGCGGCCGCACCGGCCAAAGTCGGACAAGGAGCGCAAAATCGGCCATCGGCGGGTCGGCGAGGGGGGCGAAATTACGTACAAGAAAATCCAAACCACCACGATCATGGGCTCGATCCAGCTCGGCATCCAGCATACGGTCGGCAGCCTGGCGTCGAAACCGCGGCGCGATCTGCTGATGATGGACTTCTGGGAGCTGGAGACGATATCCTTCCCGCCGGAGGGCTCCAGCATGACACCCGCGCACCACTACAGCGAGTTTAAGTTTAAGATCTACGCGCCGATCGCGTTCCGGTACTTTCGCGACCTGTTCGGCATTCAGCCGGACGACTTTATG ATGTCCATGTGTTCAGCCCCGCTGCGGGAACTCTCGAATCCGGGTGCATCCGGTTCCATCTTCTATCTGACGGACGACGATGAGTTTATCATTAAGACCGTGCAACACAAAGAGGGAGAGTTTTTGCAAAAACTGTTACCAGG GTACTATATGAATCTAAATCAAAATCCCCGCACGCTGTTGCCGAAGTTTTTCGGTCTGTACTGCTACCAGTGTAATAGTAAAAACGTTCGACTAGTTGCTATGAACAACTTATTGCCCTCTTATGTGAGGATGCACCTTAAGTACGATCTCAAAGGGTCGACCTACAAGCGAAAG GCCAACAAAGCGGAACGATCGAAATCGTCCCCGACGTACAAGGACCTAGACTTCATGGAGCAACATCCGAACGGGCTGTTCCTCGAGGCGGAAACGTACAGCGCGCTGATTAAAACGATCCAGCGGGATTGTCGGGTGCTGGAGTCGTTCAAAATCATGGACTACTCGCTACTGGTCGGCATCCATAATCTCGATCTGGCGGTGAAGGAGAAACAGGAGGCGGCCGCCAAGGCACGGTCGGAAGGTGAATCGGACTATGAGGACGCGCCGGAAGCGGACCAGTACATGGTGCAGGAGCGGGAGGAACAGCGAACGACAGCCCTAAACAGGAGCAG GCACACAACCTACGGAAAGATGCTGATTAG GTCTATCAACCGGCAAAGGCTTGTTGCGCATTCGACAGCAATGGAAAGTAttcaggctgaaagtgaaccgATCGATGAAGAGGATGATGTCCC tcCCGGTGGAATTCCTGCGCGCAGTGAAAAGGGCGAACGGCTACTGCTGTTCATCGgtatcatcgatattttgcAGTCGTATAGATTAAGGAAAAAGCTAGAGCACACGTGGAAAAGTATTATCCACGATGGT GATACCGTGTCGGTGCATCGGCCTTCCTTCTATGCACAGCGCTTTCAGGAGTTTATGGCCAAAACCGTGTTTAAGAAAATTCCCTCGC tGGATCTGCCCGAGATCAAGGGCAATCATAGAAAATTTCGCACGTTGGTCACCAGCTACATAG CGCTAAAACATTCACCATCCAAGAGAAAAAGCTTATCGAAAGCAGCAcagagagcaaaaaatgaagaaacagATAGTCAAC ctgtAGCTGGCAGTTCCCATCAGCATCACCACCAAAATCAGCAGTTCAACCCGACCCAGACGCATTTCAATCAGCAAACAACGGGGACTCCTAAATCAG ATGTAGATACTTCCTCCAGCGTGCATACGGCGGCCACGATCACGACCAcctccagcagcagtggtggtgCCGCTGCCGGTGGCAATGGTGGTAAAGCGGGTGGTCTTGGCACTAGGGCtgccggtggcggcggtgttGGTGGGGCCGGTAGTGCCTCCGTAACGCCGACCAACATGCCACCgctgaaaaagaaaacgacggTCGTAAAGCAAAGCGTCCCACCGCCGGTTCCACCGCGCGGCTCGCCCAAGTTCAACAAGGCGAGCGGTGCAGGGTCGGGCCGACCCGGCGGTGGTGCTTCCGGTTCGCTACCCAGCCAGTCCAGTGGCCACCGGGGACGATCCAGCgcag GTAAGAGGCACCGCTCGTCTCCACGTGGCAATGGCGGCATCGGCGGGCAGGGTGGCCGAAGCACCAATGCCACCAGCGCTCCCCCACCACAACCAACCAAGGACAGTCGGTCGGGGGTCGGGCTCGATCCACTGCAAGAGAATGAAGCGGCCGAGCTGCAGCTGCTACCCTCCCCCAACAAAGTGCTCAGCTGGCTGAGCAGCAACGACTTCCGGGTGTCGGAAAATGGTGACATACTGTCGGAGGATGACGACAGTCgtcctgctgctactgctgccgctgtATCGATACCCAAAGTGATTGCCGTCAAACGAAAGCCATTGGCCGGACCAGGGCCAACATCGAACGTGAAGGAAGCAACGAAAGCGTTCGAGCGGCTGTCGAGTCGCAACGGCAGCGGGTCCTCGGTGCAGCAAATGATTCGGAACTTTGAACGAACGGCCGGTACGGCGACGGTGGCTCGGTCGGAATCGATGTACTCAAGGGTGCCTAGTCACGGTACAGCGAAGGAACTGCAGGTTCCACCCACGGCGGTGCAGCGGTCCACCCGAACGCTCCCGTTGACGATACCTGTCATCAAAGAGACGCTCGTTGAGGatgaaaataacaataatcgtCTCTGTGTGACGTTTGGTGGTGGCGATCGCGAGATGTTCATCCCCATGGCGCAACGGTTGGAGCAGGACGATGATCTTACCGCGCACGAGAACGATCAGCTTGTTTTAGCGAACTTGAAAAACGTAGTCAAAGCACGGCGAGAAATGTTCAACACCTCACCGAATTCAACAATGGAGCGTAAACCACGAGCGTCCATGATCGTACGGCCCACTCCTCTTCCTAATGGTGCGATTGCACAGGGAGTCGAAAGAGCGCCCACTGAACGACATACAATGACACAAACGACGACAACAAAAGGAAAACTAACGCGCTCGGTCACGCAAGGCAAGCGTCAGCCGCCCGCGCCGTCACGCATAGATCCGGACGAGATCCAGCGCAAGATTCAGGAAATCGAAGCCGAGATACGCCAGAACGAAGAGCGGCTCAACCGAATACCCTCCAGACGATCGATGCGCCGTGAAGTCGCCGCATCGGTCAAGACGGAACGTGCACAAttccagccgggaccggtggcCCATCTTGCCCCTTGCCGCAATGAAAGCTTCCTTTCCCGTCTGAAACCGAAAATGCATCGCAGCTCGATGGCAAACGGCATGGTTACGGGTGGGGTGGACTTTGGTCCAGCGGCGCTAGTACCGGATGACGTTCGGTACATGGGGCAGGAGGAGAAAGCTTCCATCATACGGCAGATCGGGCTACCGCTGGACGAAAATCACAACCTCGAAAGCTACCTGGAACAGTTCAGCCTGGAGGGAGAGTTCGTCTAA
- the LOC120901632 gene encoding uncharacterized protein LOC120901632 isoform X3 encodes MASGDTAAIDTIDVESALSTKNSEFTASSKDQPLELDEYGKFIKDTPGKFIMADGMSGEQSLAPRPHRPKSDKERKIGHRRVGEGGEITYKKIQTTTIMGSIQLGIQHTVGSLASKPRRDLLMMDFWELETISFPPEGSSMTPAHHYSEFKFKIYAPIAFRYFRDLFGIQPDDFMMSMCSAPLRELSNPGASGSIFYLTDDDEFIIKTVQHKEGEFLQKLLPGYYMNLNQNPRTLLPKFFGLYCYQCNSKNVRLVAMNNLLPSYVRMHLKYDLKGSTYKRKANKAERSKSSPTYKDLDFMEQHPNGLFLEAETYSALIKTIQRDCRVLESFKIMDYSLLVGIHNLDLAVKEKQEAAAKARSEGESDYEDAPEADQYMVQEREEQRTTALNRSRHTTYGKMLIRSINRQRLVAHSTAMESIQAESEPIDEEDDVPPGGIPARSEKGERLLLFIGIIDILQSYRLRKKLEHTWKSIIHDGDTVSVHRPSFYAQRFQEFMAKTVFKKIPSPLKHSPSKRKSLSKAAQRAKNEETDSQPVAGSSHQHHHQNQQFNPTQTHFNQQTTGTPKSDVDTSSSVHTAATITTTSSSSGGAAAGGNGGKAGGLGTRAAGGGGVGGAGSASVTPTNMPPLKKKTTVVKQSVPPPVPPRGSPKFNKASGAGSGRPGGGASGSLPSQSSGHRGRSSAGKRHRSSPRGNGGIGGQGGRSTNATSAPPPQPTKDSRSGVGLDPLQENEAAELQLLPSPNKVLSWLSSNDFRVSENGDILSEDDDSRPAATAAAVSIPKVIAVKRKPLAGPGPTSNVKEATKAFERLSSRNGSGSSVQQMIRNFERTAGTATVARSESMYSRVPSHGTAKELQVPPTAVQRSTRTLPLTIPVIKETLVEDENNNNRLCVTFGGGDREMFIPMAQRLEQDDDLTAHENDQLVLANLKNVVKARREMFNTSPNSTMERKPRASMIVRPTPLPNGAIAQGVERAPTERHTMTQTTTTKGKLTRSVTQGKRQPPAPSRIDPDEIQRKIQEIEAEIRQNEERLNRIPSRRSMRREVAASVKTERAQFQPGPVAHLAPCRNESFLSRLKPKMHRSSMANGMVTGGVDFGPAALVPDDVRYMGQEEKASIIRQIGLPLDENHNLESYLEQFSLEGEFV; translated from the exons ATGGCTTCCGGGGATACGGCCGCCATCGATACGATCGATGTCGAGTCGGCCCTCTCAACGAAAAATTCCGAGTTCACCGCCAGCAGCAAAGATCAGCCACTGGAGCTAGACGAATATG GAAAATTCATTAAGGACACGCCGGGAAAATTCATCATGGCTGATGGG ATGTCGGGCGAACAGTCGCTGGCGCCGCGGCCGCACCGGCCAAAGTCGGACAAGGAGCGCAAAATCGGCCATCGGCGGGTCGGCGAGGGGGGCGAAATTACGTACAAGAAAATCCAAACCACCACGATCATGGGCTCGATCCAGCTCGGCATCCAGCATACGGTCGGCAGCCTGGCGTCGAAACCGCGGCGCGATCTGCTGATGATGGACTTCTGGGAGCTGGAGACGATATCCTTCCCGCCGGAGGGCTCCAGCATGACACCCGCGCACCACTACAGCGAGTTTAAGTTTAAGATCTACGCGCCGATCGCGTTCCGGTACTTTCGCGACCTGTTCGGCATTCAGCCGGACGACTTTATG ATGTCCATGTGTTCAGCCCCGCTGCGGGAACTCTCGAATCCGGGTGCATCCGGTTCCATCTTCTATCTGACGGACGACGATGAGTTTATCATTAAGACCGTGCAACACAAAGAGGGAGAGTTTTTGCAAAAACTGTTACCAGG GTACTATATGAATCTAAATCAAAATCCCCGCACGCTGTTGCCGAAGTTTTTCGGTCTGTACTGCTACCAGTGTAATAGTAAAAACGTTCGACTAGTTGCTATGAACAACTTATTGCCCTCTTATGTGAGGATGCACCTTAAGTACGATCTCAAAGGGTCGACCTACAAGCGAAAG GCCAACAAAGCGGAACGATCGAAATCGTCCCCGACGTACAAGGACCTAGACTTCATGGAGCAACATCCGAACGGGCTGTTCCTCGAGGCGGAAACGTACAGCGCGCTGATTAAAACGATCCAGCGGGATTGTCGGGTGCTGGAGTCGTTCAAAATCATGGACTACTCGCTACTGGTCGGCATCCATAATCTCGATCTGGCGGTGAAGGAGAAACAGGAGGCGGCCGCCAAGGCACGGTCGGAAGGTGAATCGGACTATGAGGACGCGCCGGAAGCGGACCAGTACATGGTGCAGGAGCGGGAGGAACAGCGAACGACAGCCCTAAACAGGAGCAG GCACACAACCTACGGAAAGATGCTGATTAG GTCTATCAACCGGCAAAGGCTTGTTGCGCATTCGACAGCAATGGAAAGTAttcaggctgaaagtgaaccgATCGATGAAGAGGATGATGTCCC tcCCGGTGGAATTCCTGCGCGCAGTGAAAAGGGCGAACGGCTACTGCTGTTCATCGgtatcatcgatattttgcAGTCGTATAGATTAAGGAAAAAGCTAGAGCACACGTGGAAAAGTATTATCCACGATGGT GATACCGTGTCGGTGCATCGGCCTTCCTTCTATGCACAGCGCTTTCAGGAGTTTATGGCCAAAACCGTGTTTAAGAAAATTCCCTCGC CGCTAAAACATTCACCATCCAAGAGAAAAAGCTTATCGAAAGCAGCAcagagagcaaaaaatgaagaaacagATAGTCAAC ctgtAGCTGGCAGTTCCCATCAGCATCACCACCAAAATCAGCAGTTCAACCCGACCCAGACGCATTTCAATCAGCAAACAACGGGGACTCCTAAATCAG ATGTAGATACTTCCTCCAGCGTGCATACGGCGGCCACGATCACGACCAcctccagcagcagtggtggtgCCGCTGCCGGTGGCAATGGTGGTAAAGCGGGTGGTCTTGGCACTAGGGCtgccggtggcggcggtgttGGTGGGGCCGGTAGTGCCTCCGTAACGCCGACCAACATGCCACCgctgaaaaagaaaacgacggTCGTAAAGCAAAGCGTCCCACCGCCGGTTCCACCGCGCGGCTCGCCCAAGTTCAACAAGGCGAGCGGTGCAGGGTCGGGCCGACCCGGCGGTGGTGCTTCCGGTTCGCTACCCAGCCAGTCCAGTGGCCACCGGGGACGATCCAGCgcag GTAAGAGGCACCGCTCGTCTCCACGTGGCAATGGCGGCATCGGCGGGCAGGGTGGCCGAAGCACCAATGCCACCAGCGCTCCCCCACCACAACCAACCAAGGACAGTCGGTCGGGGGTCGGGCTCGATCCACTGCAAGAGAATGAAGCGGCCGAGCTGCAGCTGCTACCCTCCCCCAACAAAGTGCTCAGCTGGCTGAGCAGCAACGACTTCCGGGTGTCGGAAAATGGTGACATACTGTCGGAGGATGACGACAGTCgtcctgctgctactgctgccgctgtATCGATACCCAAAGTGATTGCCGTCAAACGAAAGCCATTGGCCGGACCAGGGCCAACATCGAACGTGAAGGAAGCAACGAAAGCGTTCGAGCGGCTGTCGAGTCGCAACGGCAGCGGGTCCTCGGTGCAGCAAATGATTCGGAACTTTGAACGAACGGCCGGTACGGCGACGGTGGCTCGGTCGGAATCGATGTACTCAAGGGTGCCTAGTCACGGTACAGCGAAGGAACTGCAGGTTCCACCCACGGCGGTGCAGCGGTCCACCCGAACGCTCCCGTTGACGATACCTGTCATCAAAGAGACGCTCGTTGAGGatgaaaataacaataatcgtCTCTGTGTGACGTTTGGTGGTGGCGATCGCGAGATGTTCATCCCCATGGCGCAACGGTTGGAGCAGGACGATGATCTTACCGCGCACGAGAACGATCAGCTTGTTTTAGCGAACTTGAAAAACGTAGTCAAAGCACGGCGAGAAATGTTCAACACCTCACCGAATTCAACAATGGAGCGTAAACCACGAGCGTCCATGATCGTACGGCCCACTCCTCTTCCTAATGGTGCGATTGCACAGGGAGTCGAAAGAGCGCCCACTGAACGACATACAATGACACAAACGACGACAACAAAAGGAAAACTAACGCGCTCGGTCACGCAAGGCAAGCGTCAGCCGCCCGCGCCGTCACGCATAGATCCGGACGAGATCCAGCGCAAGATTCAGGAAATCGAAGCCGAGATACGCCAGAACGAAGAGCGGCTCAACCGAATACCCTCCAGACGATCGATGCGCCGTGAAGTCGCCGCATCGGTCAAGACGGAACGTGCACAAttccagccgggaccggtggcCCATCTTGCCCCTTGCCGCAATGAAAGCTTCCTTTCCCGTCTGAAACCGAAAATGCATCGCAGCTCGATGGCAAACGGCATGGTTACGGGTGGGGTGGACTTTGGTCCAGCGGCGCTAGTACCGGATGACGTTCGGTACATGGGGCAGGAGGAGAAAGCTTCCATCATACGGCAGATCGGGCTACCGCTGGACGAAAATCACAACCTCGAAAGCTACCTGGAACAGTTCAGCCTGGAGGGAGAGTTCGTCTAA